The following are from one region of the Arachis duranensis cultivar V14167 chromosome 10, aradu.V14167.gnm2.J7QH, whole genome shotgun sequence genome:
- the LOC107469019 gene encoding uncharacterized protein LOC107469019 produces the protein MEVVLGPGDQARAAGAEGAASVASLRGRRRSPQQHTRARPFGGTGGDSAIIMQELRHRVQNLERQLADRERDGRSTDPSFTPSLGSEEEDSQRSRQRRTSASRTEAESTREESPIIRRRNDRIIYSRGRPTRRTARGHEDGEGRSERTRQPVIMGVTPFHRSILEVRLPKHFDKPTDMRYDGTQDPLEHLTAFKARMNLEGVGDEVRCRAFPVTLAGPAIRWFNGLPQGSIYNFSDISRAFLAQFTTRIAKAKHPINLLGVTQRQGEPTRRYLDRFNDECLEIDGLTDSVASLCLTNGLLNENFRKHLTTKLVWTMHEIQTVAKEYINNEEVSRVVAANKRQSGYGQARQSGGDGERAKEKAREEASNKAPRPFPRVGKFTNYTPLILPIVEVYQQIVEKGILPKPRPLKDRTGGNKNLYCDYHKGYGHQTQDCFDLKDALEQAIREGKLAAFSHLIREPRRRYRDQDEEGKTRSAKRRQEPEDRDHGLTVINVVTAKNAAPKSRSADKKDAKVLAISSPPMQSTKKPPSISFGPEDQWFSDVPESPPMVITARVGTGLVKRILVDTGADSNIMFRNVFDALGLKDADLTTHQHGVIGLGDHFIKPDGVISLPISVGQMQGRRSAMAEFVIL, from the coding sequence ATGGAAGTCGTGCTGGGTCCCGGTGACCAAGCTCGAGCAGCCGGAGCGGAGGGGGCGGCCTCCGTCGCTTCACTGAGGGGGCGGCGGAGGTCCCCCCAACAACACACGAGGGCACGACCCTTTGGGGGAACGGGTGGCGATAGCGCCAtaataatgcaggagctacgCCACAGAGTCCAGAACTTAGAGCGACAGCTAGCCGACCGGGAGCGGGATGGACGGTCTACCGATCCCAGCTTTACCCCGTCTCTCGGGAGCGAGGAGGAAGACTCTCAACGAAGCCGCCAGCGGCGTACATCCGCTTCCCGGACGGAAGCGGAGAGCACGCGGGAGGAGTCACCCATAATAAGAAGGCGAAACGACAGGATCATCTACTCCCGAGGCAGACCAACCCGCCGAACAGCAAGAGGTCACGAGGATGGGGAAGGGAGATCCGAGAGAACACGACAACCCGTCATAATGGGTGTCACCCCGTTCCACCGATCTATCCTCGAGGTCCGGTTGCCGAAACACttcgacaaaccaacggacatgaggtatgaCGGAACTCAAGACCCTCTAGAACATCTCACGGCCTTCAAAGCCAGGATGAATCTAGAGGGAGTAGGTGACGAAGTAAGATGCCGCGCTTTCCCGGTAACCCTAGCAGGACCAGCGATCAGATGGTTTAACGGCCTCCCTCAAGGTTCCATCTACAATTTCTCAGACATCAGCCGCGCATTCCTGGCTCAATTTACAACGCGAATAGCAAAGGCCAAGCATCCTATCAACCTTCTCGGGGTAACCCAGAGACAGGGAGAGCCGACCAGGAGGTACTTAGATCGGTTCAACGACGAATGCTTGGAAATCGACGGCTTAACCGACTCGGTGGCCAGTCTTTGCCTGACGAACGGCCTCCTCAACGAGAACTTCCGAAAGCACCTTACCACGAAACTGGTTTGGACAATGCATGAAATCCAGACGGTGGCCAAGGAGTACATAAACAACGAGGAAGTCAGCCGAGTCGTGGCTGCCAATAAGCGGCAGTCCGGTTACGGCCAGGCTCGGCAGTCCGGGGGCGACGGTGAGAGAGCAAAAGAAAAGGCTAGGGAGGAGGCATCAAACAAAGCACCTAGGCCGTTCCCTCGAGTCGGGAAATTTACTAACTACACTCCACTCATCCTCCCCATCGTGGAAGTCTATCAACAAATAGTTGAGAAGGGAATTCTTCCGAAGCCCCGACCACTTAAGGACCGTACGGGTGGAAACAAGAACCTTTATTGTGATTACCATAAGGGGTATGGCCATCAAACACAGGACTGTTTCGACCTGAAGGATGCACTAGAACAGGCgataagggaaggaaagctagcagcgTTCTCCCATCTCATCAGGGAGCCGAGAAGGCGTTATCGTGATCAAGACGAGGAAGGCAAGACACGCTCGGCCAAGCGGCGACAAGAGCCCGAAGACAGAGACCATGGCCTCACTGTGATAAACGTAGTAACGGCAAAAAACGCTGCACCAAAATCCCGGTCGGCTGACAAGAAAGACGCCAAGGTTCTGGCGATCTCATCCCCACCGATGCAAAGTACCAAAAAACCTCCGTCCATCTCCTTCGGCCCAGAAGACCAATGGTTCAGCGACGTGCCGGAAAGCCCCCCCATGGTCATAACGGCCAGAGTGGGAACCGGCCTCGTCAAACGGATCCTTGTCGACACAGGAGCTGATTCAAACATCATGTTCCGCAACGTGTTCGACGCACTAGGGCTAAAGGATGCCGACCTGACGACTCACCAGCACGGGGTTATCGGGTTAGGCGACCACTTCATCAAACCAGATGGAGTCATTTCCCTACCAATCTCGGTGGGACAGATGCAAGGCCGAAGATCGGCGATGGCCGAGTTCGTAATTCTCTGA